In a single window of the Scyliorhinus torazame isolate Kashiwa2021f chromosome 2, sScyTor2.1, whole genome shotgun sequence genome:
- the nkx2.1 gene encoding homeobox protein Nkx-2.1: MSMSPKHTTPFSVSDILSPIEESYKKVGMDAAGNLGAHLTTYRQPQVSQPGMQQHPIGHNTSVPAATYHMSHGVPQLSHAAMGGYCNGNISNIGNMGELPAYQDTMRNSASATGWYGTNPDPRFTSISRFMAPSSGMNMGGMGALGSLGDVGKPMAPLQSTPRRKRRVLFSQAQVYELERRFKQQKYLSAPEREHLASMIHLTPTQVKIWFQNHRYKMKRQAKDKAAQQHMQQDSNNCQQQQQQSPRRVAVPVLVKDGKPCQGGINAPTTTMQTQQQQSSNTSITVATNGTAHGPSQQANNTGQTSELGQTSGSPSSIQSHVTSLSHLNSSSSDYGTAMSCSTLLYGRTW, translated from the exons ATGTCGATGAGCCCCAAGCACACTACGCCCTTCTCAGTTTCAGATATTCTGAGCCCCATCGAGGAGAGCTACAAGAAAGTTGGCATGGACGCAGCGGGTAACCTCGGAGCTCACTTGACAACTTACCGGCAGCCACAGGTCTCCCAGCCGGGCATGCAACAGCACCCGATCGGACATAATACCTCGGTCCCTGCGGCCACCTACCACATGTCACACGGGGTCCCCCAGCTTTCACACGCTGCTATGGGAGGCTACTGCAACGGCAATATTAGCAATATTGGCAACATGGGCGAGCTGCCTGCTTACCAAGATACCATGAGGAACAGTGCAAGTGCCACAGGCTGGTACGGGACGAATCCCGATCCACGCTTCACATCCA TTTCTCGCTTCATGGCCCCGTCCTCGGGAATGAACATGGGTGGAATGGGCGCTCTGGGTTCACTTGGCGATGTTGGCAAACCTATGGCTCCACTTCAGAGCACACCTCGACGAAAGCGCAGAGTGCTTTTCTCGCAAGCCCAGGTTTACGAGTTAGAGAGGCGCTTCAAGCAGCAGAAATACCTTTCAGCCCCTGAAAGGGAACATTTGGCCAGCATGATCCACCTCACGCCCACTCAGGTGAAGATTTGGTTCCAGAACCACCGCTATAAGATGAAACGGCAAGCTAAAGACAAGGCGGCCCAGCAGCACATGCAACAGGACAGCAACAattgccagcagcagcagcagcaatctccGAGAAGAGTGGCTGTGCCTGTCCTGGTTAAAGATGGCAAACCGTGTCAAGGAGGTATCAATGCCCCAACCACGACCATGCAGACCCAGCAACAGCAATCTAGCAACACATCAATCACAGTGGCTACCAATGGCACTGCTCACGGCCCAAGTCAGCAAGCAAATAACACAGGCCAGACATCGGAATTAGGACAAACCTCAGGAAGCCCTTCGTCTATCCAAAGCCACGTCACTAGCTTGTCTCACCTAAACTCTTCTAGTTCTGATTATGGTACAGCCATGTCATGCTCTACTTTACTGTATGGTAGGACCTGGTGA